One Salinimonas marina DNA segment encodes these proteins:
- the mlaE gene encoding lipid asymmetry maintenance ABC transporter permease subunit MlaE encodes MNPIQALGAGAIARVSSIGRAGLMLFGAIFALPRLKNVPLTLQQIYVVGVQSLLIIVVSGLFIGMVMALQGYTILVDYGAEGSLGPMVALSLLRELGPVVTALLFAGRAGSALTAEIGLMKATEQLSSLEMMAVDPLRRVVSPRFWAGFVSMPMLAIIFSSVGILGGHLVGVDWLGVDAGSYWSLMQSSVEFGNDVVNGIIKSLVFALVVTWIAIFKGYDCTPTSEGISKATTQTVVYSSLAVLGLDFILTALMFGIE; translated from the coding sequence ATGAATCCGATTCAGGCATTAGGTGCAGGCGCCATCGCCAGAGTGTCGTCCATTGGCCGGGCGGGGCTGATGTTGTTCGGAGCCATCTTCGCGCTGCCCCGACTTAAGAATGTGCCGCTCACGCTACAGCAAATCTATGTGGTCGGGGTTCAGTCTCTGTTAATTATTGTGGTGTCAGGATTATTCATCGGCATGGTAATGGCCCTGCAGGGTTATACCATATTGGTGGATTATGGCGCAGAAGGCAGTCTTGGCCCGATGGTAGCGCTGTCGTTGTTAAGAGAATTAGGGCCGGTGGTTACGGCCTTACTGTTTGCGGGTCGGGCAGGCTCGGCACTTACGGCCGAAATCGGCCTGATGAAAGCCACCGAACAATTGTCCAGTCTGGAAATGATGGCGGTGGACCCGCTGCGAAGAGTGGTGTCGCCACGTTTCTGGGCCGGGTTTGTGTCAATGCCGATGCTGGCAATTATTTTCAGCTCGGTTGGCATTTTAGGCGGCCACCTGGTCGGGGTTGACTGGCTGGGCGTGGATGCAGGTAGCTACTGGTCACTGATGCAGTCATCGGTAGAGTTTGGCAACGATGTGGTAAACGGGATTATCAAAAGCCTGGTATTTGCCCTGGTTGTGACCTGGATTGCCATATTTAAAGGGTATGATTGTACGCCCACCTCAGAAGGAATCAGCAAAGCAACCACGCAAACCGTGGTGTATTCGTCGTTGGCAGTACTGGGGCTGGATTTCATTCTGACCGCCCTGATGTTCGGAATTGAGTAG
- a CDS encoding STAS domain-containing protein, giving the protein MSLFQVSEQSVVSIHGNLDRDTLSKNWWSLLTDKQQAQLQQAKTSVFDLADVERVDSAGLAWLINAIRDAKAHNIAVTLTDLPDKLMKLAKISDVDRLLPVE; this is encoded by the coding sequence GTGAGTCTGTTTCAAGTCAGTGAACAATCAGTGGTAAGTATCCATGGTAACCTTGACCGTGATACGCTTAGTAAAAACTGGTGGTCATTGTTGACTGACAAACAACAGGCACAACTGCAGCAGGCTAAGACCAGCGTCTTTGATTTGGCGGATGTTGAGCGAGTGGACAGTGCCGGGCTGGCCTGGCTTATCAATGCTATTCGCGATGCAAAAGCCCACAATATTGCCGTGACCCTGACTGATCTACCAGACAAACTTATGAAGCTGGCTAAAATTAGCGACGTGGATCGCCTTTTGCCTGTAGAATAA
- the mlaF gene encoding phospholipid ABC transporter ATP-binding protein MlaF — protein sequence MDNIVDIDNMTFSRSDRVIYNDISLKVPKGKITAVMGPSGIGKTTLLRLIGGQLTPDSGDIRFAGESIVAMSRSKLYETRRRMSMLFQSGALFTDMTVHQNVAFPLKEHTRLDSDIIDTIVALKLQAVGLRGAAKMMPSELSGGMARRAALARAIALDPDLIMYDEPFAGQDPISMGVLVKLIRQLNDALGVTSIVVTHDVKEVLTIADYVYILADQKIIGEGSAEQIRNSDSPLVQQFLQGEADGPVPFHYPADALDKALFGEKL from the coding sequence ATGGATAATATAGTCGATATAGACAATATGACGTTCAGTCGTAGCGACCGGGTCATTTATAACGATATCTCGCTTAAAGTGCCCAAAGGTAAGATCACTGCGGTCATGGGCCCCAGCGGTATTGGTAAAACCACCTTATTGCGCTTGATTGGTGGTCAGTTGACCCCGGACTCCGGCGATATTCGCTTTGCCGGCGAGTCCATTGTGGCAATGAGCCGCAGCAAGTTGTATGAAACCCGTCGCCGCATGAGCATGCTGTTTCAAAGTGGTGCGTTGTTTACCGATATGACGGTGCATCAGAATGTGGCGTTTCCGCTCAAAGAACACACCCGCCTGGACAGCGATATCATCGATACCATTGTGGCGTTAAAGCTGCAGGCGGTCGGTCTGCGCGGAGCGGCAAAAATGATGCCCAGTGAGCTTTCCGGCGGCATGGCCCGGCGTGCTGCGTTAGCGCGTGCCATTGCGCTGGACCCGGATTTGATTATGTACGACGAGCCATTTGCCGGACAGGATCCGATCTCGATGGGAGTGCTGGTAAAACTGATTCGTCAGCTAAACGATGCGTTGGGGGTGACCAGTATTGTGGTAACCCATGATGTGAAGGAGGTGCTCACCATTGCCGATTATGTCTATATTCTGGCCGATCAGAAAATCATTGGTGAAGGCTCCGCCGAGCAAATTCGCAACAGCGACTCGCCACTGGTTCAGCAGTTTTTGCAAGGCGAAGCCGATGGCCCGGTGCCCTTTCATTATCCGGCGGACGCGTTAGACAAAGCGTTGTTTGGAGAAAAATTATGA
- a CDS encoding BolA family protein, producing the protein MDVAEIEAILKDALNLTEVHVKGDGSHYTIIAVSDEIAQLSRVKRQQAIYAPLSDKIADGSMHAISIKTFTEADWQRERQFHIPQ; encoded by the coding sequence ATGGATGTAGCCGAAATCGAAGCCATTTTAAAAGATGCCCTGAATTTGACCGAAGTTCATGTGAAAGGGGACGGCTCTCATTACACCATCATCGCAGTCAGCGATGAAATCGCCCAGCTCAGCCGGGTCAAACGACAGCAGGCTATCTATGCACCGCTGTCAGATAAAATTGCGGATGGCAGCATGCATGCCATCTCCATCAAAACCTTTACTGAAGCCGACTGGCAGCGAGAGCGTCAGTTTCATATTCCGCAATAG
- the mlaD gene encoding outer membrane lipid asymmetry maintenance protein MlaD, producing the protein MNKYKAELMVGVFVLFTIGALMLLALKVANQTMATQSDTYTLYAKFDNIGGLKERSAVKVGGVTIGRVTSISLDKKDYTPVVELSILNKYREFPETSSVSILTSGLLGEQYVGFQPGFSFDGIANLQDGDYLQDTKSALVLEDLIGQFLFSRGKDEE; encoded by the coding sequence ATGAACAAGTATAAAGCGGAACTCATGGTTGGAGTGTTCGTCTTATTTACCATTGGTGCGCTGATGTTGCTGGCATTAAAAGTGGCCAACCAAACAATGGCGACCCAGAGCGATACGTACACCCTATACGCTAAATTCGACAATATCGGTGGCTTAAAAGAGCGTTCGGCCGTGAAGGTAGGTGGCGTGACCATTGGCCGTGTTACCTCAATTTCGTTAGACAAAAAAGACTACACGCCGGTGGTCGAGCTCAGCATTTTGAATAAATACCGTGAGTTTCCTGAAACCAGCTCGGTATCGATTCTGACCTCAGGATTATTGGGGGAGCAGTATGTTGGGTTTCAGCCAGGCTTTTCTTTCGACGGTATTGCCAATTTGCAGGACGGTGATTATCTGCAAGACACCAAGTCGGCGCTGGTACTTGAAGATTTAATTGGTCAGTTTTTGTTTAGCCGTGGCAAGGATGAAGAATAA
- the murA gene encoding UDP-N-acetylglucosamine 1-carboxyvinyltransferase has product MDKLVIKKSPALHGDVRISGAKNAALPLLMTALLTEQPCRYTNVPALRDINTTTALLEELGVKVSREPNEVYLTADALTSVTASYELVKTMRASILVLGPLLSRFGKANVSLPGGCAIGARPVNLHLAGLEQMGATIEVDEGYIRAHVDGRLQGAHIFMDMVSVGATENLMMAAALAEGETILENAAREPEIVDLANCLTAMGATVTGAGTDTIHIHGVETLQGCDYRVLPDRIETGTFLVAAAVSGGKVRCLDAAPETLEAVLNKLRQAGAKITCGKDWIELDMEGRKPAAVQVKTAPHPAFPTDMQAQFVTLNCIAEGTGVITETIFENRFMHVPELQRMGAEIALEANSAVSKGSSSLKGAPVMATDLRASASLVIAGLIAEGETHVTRIYHLDRGYESIEEKLRGLGADIRREKE; this is encoded by the coding sequence GTGGACAAACTAGTCATAAAAAAATCTCCGGCGTTGCATGGTGATGTACGTATTTCCGGGGCAAAAAACGCGGCGCTGCCGCTACTGATGACGGCCTTGCTTACCGAGCAGCCGTGTCGTTACACCAATGTACCTGCGCTTCGCGATATCAATACCACCACAGCGCTCCTCGAAGAGCTTGGGGTCAAGGTAAGCCGCGAGCCTAATGAGGTTTATCTGACCGCCGATGCCCTCACCAGTGTTACCGCCTCCTATGAGCTGGTGAAAACCATGCGCGCCTCGATTCTGGTGTTAGGGCCTTTATTGTCGCGTTTTGGCAAAGCTAATGTCTCTTTGCCAGGGGGCTGTGCCATTGGCGCGCGCCCGGTGAATCTGCATCTGGCCGGACTGGAACAAATGGGCGCCACCATTGAGGTCGATGAAGGGTATATTCGTGCTCATGTCGATGGTCGCCTGCAAGGTGCGCACATCTTTATGGATATGGTGAGTGTTGGCGCCACGGAAAATCTGATGATGGCAGCCGCGCTGGCCGAGGGCGAAACTATTCTGGAAAATGCCGCCCGGGAGCCTGAAATTGTCGATCTGGCAAATTGTCTGACCGCCATGGGCGCGACCGTGACCGGCGCCGGTACCGATACGATTCATATTCATGGGGTTGAAACACTCCAGGGCTGTGACTATCGGGTGTTACCGGATCGCATTGAGACCGGCACCTTTCTGGTCGCCGCGGCAGTATCGGGCGGCAAGGTTCGGTGTCTGGATGCTGCGCCTGAGACCCTGGAAGCGGTGCTCAACAAGTTGCGTCAGGCGGGGGCAAAGATCACCTGCGGTAAAGACTGGATTGAGCTGGATATGGAGGGGCGTAAACCGGCGGCGGTGCAGGTTAAAACAGCCCCACACCCGGCGTTTCCTACCGATATGCAGGCTCAGTTCGTGACCTTAAACTGTATCGCGGAAGGCACCGGTGTCATCACTGAGACCATTTTTGAAAATCGCTTTATGCATGTGCCGGAATTGCAACGGATGGGCGCTGAAATTGCCCTGGAAGCAAATTCTGCGGTATCGAAAGGCTCTTCATCGTTGAAGGGCGCACCGGTAATGGCGACCGACTTACGCGCCTCTGCCAGCCTGGTGATTGCCGGGCTTATTGCCGAAGGCGAAACCCACGTCACCCGCATCTATCATCTTGATAGAGGCTATGAGTCCATCGAAGAAAAACTTCGGGGACTGGGCGCGGATATACGTCGGGAAAAAGAGTAA
- a CDS encoding MlaC/ttg2D family ABC transporter substrate-binding protein, producing the protein MKKLIALIGMATMLIAGSVNAQEVNEENPYKMIEQVANQTFDRIKNNQSSLKDNPEQLRTIMKEELLPYTDYQFAAFKVLGKHAASVPREKLSTFVQVFREYLITTYAVAMSYYDNQEVVFEPASDVGDSTYVVVRAIIKDPNRPEIKVAFKVRKSNKTNEWKAFDMVAEGISMLDSKRSEFESIIRQQSIDKVIELMREKIDNPLEMKKEMDEKQGPA; encoded by the coding sequence GTGAAAAAATTAATTGCCCTGATTGGGATGGCGACCATGCTAATTGCAGGTTCAGTAAATGCCCAGGAAGTAAATGAAGAAAATCCGTATAAAATGATTGAGCAGGTGGCCAACCAGACATTTGACCGCATCAAAAACAATCAGTCATCATTGAAGGACAATCCGGAACAGCTGCGAACCATTATGAAAGAAGAGCTGCTGCCGTACACCGATTATCAGTTTGCTGCTTTTAAAGTGTTAGGCAAGCATGCCGCCTCGGTCCCCCGTGAAAAGTTGTCTACTTTTGTACAGGTGTTTCGTGAGTATCTGATCACTACCTATGCGGTCGCGATGAGCTATTATGACAATCAGGAAGTGGTTTTTGAGCCAGCTTCTGATGTAGGCGACAGCACTTATGTGGTGGTACGGGCCATCATTAAAGACCCGAACCGCCCTGAAATCAAAGTGGCATTTAAAGTACGCAAGAGCAACAAAACCAACGAATGGAAAGCTTTTGATATGGTCGCTGAAGGCATCAGCATGCTCGACAGCAAGCGTAGTGAATTTGAATCCATTATCCGTCAGCAAAGCATTGATAAAGTGATTGAGCTGATGCGTGAAAAAATCGACAATCCATTGGAAATGAAAAAAGAAATGGATGAAAAGCAGGGACCGGCGTGA